In Thermothelomyces thermophilus ATCC 42464 chromosome 4, complete sequence, a single genomic region encodes these proteins:
- a CDS encoding glycosyltransferase family 4 protein (CAZy_ID 268043) → MTTYTRARPTMMRVFLVQTAQGLTPSSGGYKANVSLLRSLSMQGHATAQICYAVEDEIDQYARRAELKGISPNITHKPLPVVDPAGKVHELYVKTFTDEYKRDELTSRMATLINLFSEHIASFQPTHVIFNDPITMKITESHEIRDTFKRINIIHTAEQLPFGPFVAGVDGHCLSPVVENKMLRELDGIWSVSKAVQDYAWKYGRLKTTFLVHPCMTYLDQTSGGMPRIRNNIDKEEIGMVNPCPHKGLSILIALAQKFPHMKFVTWKSWGSRTAHVQQLQALPNVKIEPTTRNTDEIWDRVKVLLAPSLWYEAWGIVVTEAQLRGIPVIASNAGGLPEAKIGLPYCIPVKEVTGERHANGDYVVPDQDIGPWEDALQKVMTDREEYQALQILTATKAGEWLRSLDPRAHEKWLLSMMEQA, encoded by the exons ATGACCACTTACACCAGGGCGCGCCCCACGATGATGCGGGTCTTCCTCGTTCAAACCGCGCAGGGTCTGACTCCCTCGTCGGGTGGTTACAAGGCAAACGTCAGCCTTCTCCGCAGCCTGAGCATGCAGGGCCACGCGACTGCCCAGATCTGCTATGCTGTTGAGGACGAAATTGACCAGTACGCTAGACGTGCCGAGCTCAAAGGGATTAGCCCCAACATTACCCACAAGCCGCTGCCCGTCGTCGACCCGGCCGGCAAGGTCCATGAGCTGTATGTCAAGACGTTCACCGATGAGTACAAG CGTGACGAGCTCACAAGCCGCATGGCCACCCTTATCAACCTTTTTTCGGAGCACATCGCCAGTTTCCAGCCGACCCATGTCATCTTCAACGACCCGATTACCATGAAGATTACCGAGTCGCATGAGATTCGCGACACGTTCAAGCGCATCAACATCATCCACACGGCAGAGCAGCTGCCCTTTGGTCCGTTTGTCGCCGGTGTCGACGGCCATTGCTTGTCGCCGGTGGTCGAGAACAAGATGTTGCGAGAGCTGGATGGGATCTGGTCCGTTTCTAAGGCGGTCCAAGATTACGCCTGGAAGTACGGCCGCCTGAAGACCACATTCCTCGTTCATCCCTGCATGACCTACTTGGATCAGACGTCTGGGGGCATGCCTCGCATTCGCAACAACATCGACAAAGAAGAAATTGGCATGGTCAATCCCTGCCCGCACAAAGGCCTGTCGATTCTGATCGCGCTCGCTCAGAAGTTTCCCCACATGAAGTTTGTCACCTGGAAGAGCTGGGGCTCCAGAACCGCTCATGTCCAGCAGCTGCAGGCTCTTCCCAATGTGAA AATCGAGCCGACTACCCGGAACACCGACGAGATCTGGGACCGTGTCAAGGTTCTCCTTGCCCCATCCCTGTGGTACGAGGCCTGGGGAATTGTTGTCACTGAGGCTCAGTTGCGGGGCATCCCCGTCATTGCGTCCAACGCTGGTGGCCTTCCCGAAGCGAAGATCGGCCTTCCCTACTGCATCCCTGTCAAGGAAGTCACTGGTGAGCGCCATGCCAACGGCGACTACGTGGTGCCTGATCAGGACATTGGCCCGTGGGAAGATGCTCTTCAAAAGGTCATGACCGATAGGGAGGAGTACCAGGCCCTGCAGATACTCACTGCCACCAAGGCCGGCGAGTGGCTCCGCAGTCTGGACCCTCGTGCTCACGAGAAGTGGCTCCTCTCTATGATGGAACAGGCGTAA